In the genome of Montipora foliosa isolate CH-2021 chromosome 3, ASM3666993v2, whole genome shotgun sequence, one region contains:
- the LOC137994783 gene encoding uncharacterized protein: MLLTGGMFRLLKQSISQEELREAHTYFRLFTAQAPFFFGKQFQTFNVHQLLHLPEVVKDLGPLWSNSCFPFEDYNGDLRELFHGTKNVDGQIVTAVSIIQKLPEIAGTRTTTSEVKAFYEQLTNKRYNSR, from the exons ATGCTACTGACTGGTGGAATGTTCAGGTTACTTAAGCAGTCAATTTCACAAGAAGAATTACGTGAAGCTCATACATATTTTAGGCTTTTTACTGCACAAGCTCCTTTCTTTTTTG GAAAGCAGTTTCAGACGTTTAATGTTCATCAGCTGTTGCACCTTCCTGAAGTTGTGAAAGACCTTGGTCCTTTGtggtcaaactcatgctttccTTTTGAGGACTACAATGGTGATTTACGAGAGTTATTCCATGGAACAAAAAATGTGGATGGCCAG ATTGTAACAGCAGTGTCAATAATTCAGAAATTACCCGAGATTGCTGGAACAAGGACCACCACTTCTGAGGTCAAAGCATTTTATGAACAACTTACAAACAAGCGTTACAATTCCAGGTAA
- the LOC137995550 gene encoding uncharacterized protein, with product MDLLSPEQSIYSPDNGSGSENSGSSESTSLGDLSNRRNILNKFLVSSGVESITPSKKKFSLLTSRTKAVHVSKASESIVALLDVIAPGDAGALWEATKRSNMVEKALSINEPDSTEKVYLTALAETYRHATGWDTRRQVLSIMADLVPFSKLQLFIPGITYYRVKAARHHKQLYGRGVKVDDARSPRVRVDENQLDHFLTFITSPHVVQDLPFGLRKLQLSNGQVIETPNVIRTMIKERTIEQYTQFCEETNFQPFSYSTMHRILTSCTASVRKSLQGLDYISAEGGTAFDELSAVVDKLIDHGLDKRKGTTYQENLKEGKQYFKTDYKVHVTSSSKTADHCIQFALSDPKESALQQKCDHTHNEFCQSCEQLKSIIHEVGEQIKQLCHDDDDLLYVYSQAVQGVENWKSHLLRSAQQDKARTDVIQMVDEKSVLITQDWAMKFLPQKFREHQRDWFGKRGISWHISVVVRKLKDIIQHQTMIHIVKNSTQESDTVGWIMEHVLQTIKQDHPEITTAYFRQDNAGCSLSATLLTACPQMSSNTGILIKRVDFSDPQGGKGACDRKAATVKAHVRRYINEGHDVETAEDFKSAILSHGGLSGVRVALVDNPQCRHSVQGKWEGISSLNNFSFDKNGQNVTVWKSYGVGNGRKVLWSKLPVQVQRRENIQTSISFSSGGFFNSEFTAQPTKDDVDDHDDDDGIDGEDGSDDRASSTSSELFSCPYQGCALSFKRHSNLENHLAYGKCKLRKEKFTLEDKAKLLYVQKLAEGTSLQPQLHSTSTDSQGTTSLCQGWALRQVKKSGRFNDNQRSYLDEKFLIGQTTGIKCDPSQVARDLRHARTDSGERRFTIEEFLTQQQIKSYFSRKASKSKQVESSHQEETDALSEEDHLAYTSARDDIIKEIELNHPIIYDTYDICKMHAEKKLEKLSVALLRLICAYFNMEVEDLPRRRKAPYLSFINELVQSCSCNN from the exons atggaCCTTTTGTCACCTGAACAAAGCATATACTCACCGGATAACGGAAGTGGCAGTGAAAACTCTGGTTCATCAGAAAGTACATCGTTAGGTGATCTAAGCAATCGTAGAAATATCCTCAACAAATTCCTTGTCTCATCTGGTGTCGAGAGTATCACACCGTCTAAAAAGAAATTTAGCTTACTCACCTCCCGCACTAAGGCTGTGCATGTTTCTAAGGCCAGTGAATCAATAGTTGCATTGCTAGATGTGATCGCACCTGGAGATGCTGGAGCTCTATGGGAAGCCACTAAAAGATCCAACATGGTGGAAAAGGCGCTATCGATCAACGAGCCTGATAGCACAGAAAAGGTGTATCTCACAGCATTAGCAGAGACTTATCGTCATGCCACTGGATGGGATACACGCCGACAGGTCTTGTCAATTATGGCGGACCTAGTACCCTTTTCAAAGCTTCAACTTTTTATTCCTGGTATAACTTACTATAGAGTGAAAGCGGCACGTCACCACAAGCAGTTGTATGGACGTGGAGTTAAAGTTGACGATGCAAGATCTCCTAGAGTGCGTGTAGATGAGAATCAACTGGACCATTTTCTGACGTTTATCACCAGTCCCCACGTAGTGCAAGATCTCCCGTTTGGTTTACGTAAGCTTCAGCTCTCCAATGGTCAAGTTATTGAAACGCCAAACGTCATAAGGACAATGATAAAAGAGCGAACTATCGAACAATATACCCAGTTTTGCGAGGAGACCAACTTCCAACCCTTCAGTTACTCTACTATGCATAGGATTCTCACTTCATGTACAGCTTCTGTAAGGAAATCACTTCAAGGGCTGGACTATATTTCTGCTGAGGGTGGTACAGCTTTCGATGAGTTGTCAGCTGTTGTCGACAAGCTGATTGACCATGGGCTTGATAAACGTAAAGGCACGACTtatcaagaaaatttgaagGAAGGAAAACAGTACTTCAAAACAGACTACAAG gTACATGTAACATCCTCGTCCAAAACAGCCGACCATTGTATTCAATTTGCTCTTAGTGACCCAAAAGAATCAGCTCTGCAACAAAAGTGCGACCACACCCACAACGAATTCTGTCAATCCTGTGAACAACTAAAAAGCATCATTCATGAAGTAGGAGAGCAGATCAAGCAGTTGTGCCATGATGACGACGATCTTCTGTATGTTTATAGTCAAGCGGTCCAAGGTGTTGAAAACTGGAAATCTCACTTGCTGCGATCCGCCCAACAAGACAAAGCCCGCACAGACGTGATTCAAATGGTAGACGAGAAATCAGTCCTGATTACCCAGGACTGGGCTATGAAATTCCTGCCACAAAAGTTTAGAGAGCACCAGAGAGATTGGTTTGGAAAAAGAGGAATTTCTTGGCACATTTCTGTGGTTGTACGAAAGCTTAAAGATATCATTCAGCACCAAACCATGATCCACATCGTAAAGAACTCCACCCAGGAAAGTGACACTGTTGGCTGGATAATGGAGCATGTTCTGCAAACCATCAAGCAAGATCACCCTGAGATAACAACAGCCTACTTCCGCCAGGATAACGCTGGGTGTTCTCTCAGTGCCACCCTTCTTACAGCCTGTCCACAAATGTCTAGCAACACGGGAATCCTCATTAAAAGAGTTGATTTTAGTGATCCCCAAGGAGGCAAGGGAGCATGCGACCGGAAGGCAGCTACCGTAAAAGCGCATGTGAGAAGGTATATCAATGAAGGCCATGATGTGGAAACAGCAGAGGACTTCAAGAGCGCCATCCTATCACATGGGGGACTATCAGGGGTCAGAGTAGCCTTGGTAGACAATCCGCAATGTAGACATAGTGTGCAAGGCAAGTGGGAGGGCATTAGCAGCCTCAACAACTTTTCTTTTGACAAGAATGGTCAAAACGTAACTGTGTGGAAGTCTTATGGTGTGGGTAATGGAAGAAAGGTATTATGGAGTAAGCTTCCAG TTCAAGTCCAACGTCGAGAGAACATACAGACAAGCATCTCATTTTCATCTGGGGGCTTTTTTAACAGCGAATTTACGGCCCAACCAACAaaagatgatgttgatgatcatgatgatgatgacgggATTGACGGTGAAGATGGTTCTGATGATCGTGCGTCTAGTACGAGTAGCGAGCTTTTTTCATGTCCATATCAAGGGTGTGCTTTATCATTCAAGAGACATTCGAACCTCGAAAACCATCTAGCATATGGAAAGTGTAAGCTGCGCAAAGAAAAGTTCACCCTGGAAGATAAAGCGAAACTGCTCTACGTTCAAAAACTTGCAGAAGGTACTAGTCTCCAGCCTCAGTTACACAGCACAAGCACAGACTCTCAAGGCACCACATCACTGTGTCAAGGGTGGGCCCTGCGACAGGTTAAAAAATCAGGTCGTTTCAATGATAACCAGCGGAGTTACCTGGATGAAAAGTTTCTCATCGGACAAACAACAGGCATCAAGTGTGATCCATCACAGGTGGCACGTGATCTCCGCCATGCCAGAACCGATTCCGGAGAGAGACGATTCACCATCGAGGAGTTTTTAACACAGCAACAAATCAAGTCATATTTTTCCAGAAAAGCATCAAAGAGCAAGCAAGTAGAGTCGTCGCACCAGGAAGAAACCGATGCTCTTTCTGAAGAAGATCACTTAGCCTACACTTCAGCAAGGGATGATATTATCAAGGAAATAGAGCTGAACCACCCAATCATCTATGACACCTACGACATTTGCAAAATGCATGCAGAAAAAAAGCTAGAGAAACTCAGTGTTGCACTCCTTCGACTAATTTGTGCCTATTTTAACATGGAAGTTGAAGACCTCCCTCGACGTCGCAAGGCACCTTATTTATCATTTAttaatgagttagtgcagtcaTGCTCATGCAATAATTAG